A region of the Halalkalibaculum roseum genome:
GGCTTCGTTCACCAAAGCAAGAACGCGAACCTCTTTTCCCGTACCGTGAGGTAGGGTTACTGAGCCGCGCACCATCTGATCTGCATGTTTCGGGTCTACACCCAAACGTAAATCCATATCAACTGATGCATCGAACTTTACAGTAGAGGTTTTCTTGACGAGATCGCAAGCTTCTTCCAGAGTATATTCCAAATCCGGATCTAAAAGCTTTGCAGCCTCTTGATATTTCTTACCTCGTTTTGCCATAATTCTAACGATTCCTCTATTTATCTCTTAAAACTCTAAGACCCATACTTCGTGCGGTACCGGCTATCATTTCTGCAGCCCGTTCCACCTCAAAAGCATTGAGATCTTCCATTTTCTGTTCTGCTATTTCTTTACACTGCGTCCAGGTTACCTTGCCAACCTTGTTTCTGTTAGGCTCGCCGGAACCGGACTTAATTTTTGCAGCTTGTTTTAGCAGTACAGCAGCTGGCGGAGTTTTTGTCTTGAATGTAAAGGACTTATCCTGATACACAGTGATTTCGACCGGTATAATAGTACCAGCCTTCTCTTGTGTAGCAGCATTAAAAGCCTTACAAAACTCCATGATGTTAATTCCAGCCTGTCCTAATGCAGGACCTACCGGTGGAGCAGGGTTTGCCTGTCCGCCACGGATCTGGAGCTTAAGAACATTTTCTACTTTTTTTGCCATTTTAGTTACTGCTTGTACTTGTGTTTTGATTCATCGCGTAATAGCTCACTTTGCATCATCCGCCAGCTGGCGGATTGTTTGGGTCAAGTTGCAGGTTCTACCTGGTTCACATCAACTTCAACCGGGGTCTTTCGACCAAAAATACTTACCAATACTCGTAATTTTAGCTTGTCTTCATTCACTTCCTGGATGGTGCCGTCGAAGTCTTTGAACGGTCCGTCAATTACTTTTACGATATCTCCTTCATCATATGGGATATCTACGACGCCGCCCTTCTCCATCATTTCCTGGCTGTCCTGAACACGTCCCAGGATGCGGTCCACTTCTCGCTTGCGCAACGGATTTGGTCTCAAATCATTCTTACCGCTTTTCAAAAATCCAATGGTAGAAGGTGCGCCTTGCACCAGGTTATTCACTTCTTCATCGTAAATTGTTTTCATCAGTATATAGCCGGGGAAAAAGTTCTTTTCCCGTGTCCGTTTTTTGCCGGACCGAATTTCAACAACAGTCTCGGTAGGTATCAGAATTTCCACAATCTTATCCTGAAGTCCCTGCATTTCAATTTCTCGTTCAAGATATTCCTTGACCTTCTTTTCATGACTTGAAAAGCAGCGAACTACGTACCATTGATGTTGATTATCTTTACTCATCTATATGCTATATACGGCTTCTAAGATAGTGCTGTAGACTTGATCAATTCCAAAAATGAAAGCTGAAAGAATGATAGTGAATACCACTACAACTAAAGTATAATCGATCAGCTCTTGCTGGGATGGCCAGGAGACTTTTCTCATCTCCTTACGCACATCCAATAAAAATTCTTTTATTTTATCCATGAGAACATTTTATCATTTCCAATCTTGCACGGGTGGAAGGACTTGAACCCACAACCTGCGGTTTTGGAGACCGCTGCTCTGCCAATTGAGCTACACCCGTATGTCTTAATGGTGTAGCGTTTTCATTAAGAGCAGAAAGTAAATTATTTTACTTCGCATTGCTCTGCTCCCGAGTACTCGGGAAGCTACACCCGTAAACATGCCAAGAGAACAGACCTACTTTAGATCTATTCTCTCAACAAATAAAACGCTATTAAGCAGCTTTACTAAACCTCAGAGGTTTAGTAAAGCTATCTTGAGTTTCTATTCAATAATTTTACTTACCACACCGGCGCCT
Encoded here:
- the secE gene encoding preprotein translocase subunit SecE, which codes for MDKIKEFLLDVRKEMRKVSWPSQQELIDYTLVVVVFTIILSAFIFGIDQVYSTILEAVYSI
- the rplK gene encoding 50S ribosomal protein L11; its protein translation is MAKKVENVLKLQIRGGQANPAPPVGPALGQAGINIMEFCKAFNAATQEKAGTIIPVEITVYQDKSFTFKTKTPPAAVLLKQAAKIKSGSGEPNRNKVGKVTWTQCKEIAEQKMEDLNAFEVERAAEMIAGTARSMGLRVLRDK
- the nusG gene encoding transcription termination/antitermination protein NusG, which translates into the protein MSKDNQHQWYVVRCFSSHEKKVKEYLEREIEMQGLQDKIVEILIPTETVVEIRSGKKRTREKNFFPGYILMKTIYDEEVNNLVQGAPSTIGFLKSGKNDLRPNPLRKREVDRILGRVQDSQEMMEKGGVVDIPYDEGDIVKVIDGPFKDFDGTIQEVNEDKLKLRVLVSIFGRKTPVEVDVNQVEPAT